A window of Gudongella oleilytica genomic DNA:
ATAGGAATAATAGACGGTGTAGTTCCACCATCAATGGCATTCCAGGCGGCAGGAGGCAATGTTGCACTTGGATCGGATCAGGCACCGGGGAACAACTGTCATAATATAATAAATGAGATGAAGCTGGTTGCCTTATTCAATAAGATCAAATACACAAACCCTGAGGTAATGCCTGCCTGGAAGGCACTTAGGATGGCAACTATTGAAGGAGCGAGAGCTGTGGGCCTTGGTGAGGAGATAGGATCTCTTGAGGTTGGCAAGAGAGCAGACTTTATTGCAATAGACCTTGGCAAGCCTTCTATGTATCCTGTTTACACCTACCCGATGAGAAATATCGTGCCTAACCTTGTTTACAGTGCCAGGGGAGATGAGGTCGTTTTATCAGTTGTCGATGGCAGGGTGATCTACAGAGATGGAGAGCTGGTAAATGTCGATCAGAAGGAAATCATGGAGGAGATAGCTCAGTACCCTGAGGGCATCGGTAAAAGGGCAGCCAGAGAATTCTTCGAAATAAAAGGAACCAACGCTCGGTTTATGGAGGAGAACAAGTTATAAAAATCGGAGGCTAATCGTTTTGAGGACATTTCCTTGCCAAGCGGCCGAGAGCGGTCCGATAAAACGACTTAGCCTCCGATTATTGAGCAGACAAAAAAATAAACGTATAAATAAAGCTGCAAACCCCCGATTACTCAGGGGCTTGCGGCTGTTGTTTTGAACCTATTTAACTACGAAAACCGATGTATTCACATGTGTTACGACCTTGTGGGACACGCCTCCCAAAAGTGCTCTTGTGAACACTCCCAGACCTCTGCTCCCCATAACTACAAGGTCAAACTTGTTGTCCTCTGCCATTGCAATGATCTCATTTGCTATGTCGCCCATCCTGTATGTGGTTTTAACTCCGTGGGGGTAACCCTCAAGAGTCAGCGCAGACTTGTGCAGTAGCTCCTGCCCCGCTTCAATGCTTGCGTTGATCATGTCCTGCTTGAAATCTACGCTTACAAAGCGACCGCTGTCAATTACTGTTAGAAGTGTAAGCTCTGCCTTGTAAAATTCACCAAGCTCTTTTGCTTTTTGTAGAGCCTTCATTGAATAATCTGATCCGTCAACTGGAACCAGGATTTTCATATTTCGCACCTCCTGTACTTAAAATACATTTACAGCATTAGCCTTTTCTTAATAATCATATACCCATAAAATGCCTTTCAAACGTTATTTAAATCAAATTTTTCACAAAAAAAGGAGGGGGTTCACTTAATTGGATCAATGGAGTATGATAATGTTTAGGTAATCGTTTACCCTTGGAATAATCGGGGTAATATATTTAACAAAATTAACAATGGGGGCTTATGATATGACCACCATACGAGAAATCGCAGAGATTGCAGGAGTATCCAGTGCTACGGTATCCAAGGTGCTAAATGGGAAGGATCAGAATATCAGCAGCGAGACAAGGACCCGAATACTGAATATAGCAGAAAAAAAGGGTTATATCCCCAATGGGATTGCAAAGAGCCTCAGGATAAGAAACACCAAAACTCTCGGCCTTATCATTCCCGATGTTACTAATCTGTTTTTCTCGGAGGTAGCTAAGGGAATCGAGGATGCCGCTGCCAACCATGGGTATTCTCTGATACTTTGCAATAGTGATAACAAGGAGATTAAGGAAAGAACGTATATCAAGATACTTCAGGAGAAGAAGGTGGACGGCCTTATTATAACAGCTTCCCACAGCAATCTTGGAGATAAGCTGGACTCAGTAACTACACCAGTAGTACTTGTGGACAGGGATGTGAAAATCATAAAAAAAGTCGGAAGAGTTACTGTGGATAACGTTACTGGAGGCAGGCTAGCAGCAGAAAGGCTTATAAAGAGCGGCTGCAGCAGTATAGTCCATATTACTGCAGAGCTTGATAATAAGCCAGCCGCAGAAAGGTATCAGGGATTTACATCGATCCTTGCAGAGAGAGGTATACCGCTTGATAAGTCAGGACTACATACAGGTTATTTTAATGTGGAAACAGGGTATCAAGGAATCATGGAGTTATCAAAGAAGCTGGAGTTTGATGGAGTCTTCTGTGGGAATGATCTCATTGCAATTGGAGCAATCAAGGCTTTAAGAGAGCTTGGGAAAAATGTTCCTGCGGATGTTTCAGTGATAGGCTTTGACGACATAGCACTTTCGAAATATATCGATCCGCCGCTTACGACTATAAGACAGCCCATATATAAGCTTGGTGGAAGTGCTGTGATGGTGCTCCTTGGAATGATCGAAGGAGGCACGACTGAGCAGTCAGTGGTGCTTCAGCCGGAGTTGATTGAAAGGATGAGTTGCCGATGAATAGAATTGTACTGAAGAATCCCTCGATCATACACAGTGATGGTCAGGTATCTGAGGCTAAGGCTATCGTTGTTGAAAATGGAAGGATAAAAGCAATCGATCCGGACATATGGTCAGCCGATATCGAGGTGGATTGTGCCGGGAAGTACGTTTCGCCTTCCTTTGCGAACCTGCATACTCATTCACCGATGAATATTTTCAAGGGCTTTGCTGAGGATGTAACAATAGACAGGTGGTTCAATGAATTGATCTGGCCTTATGAGAACCGGCTTACCCCGGAGGATGCGTACCACGGATCGAGGGTAGCTATTGCCGAGATGCAGAACAATGGAGTGACAGTCTTTGCTGACCATTATATGTTTGCGGAAGAAATAGTAAAGGCTGCTCTGGAGATGGACATGGGCCTTGACATAGCTCCAACTCTCTTTTCTCTTGACGGCAGATTTCATGAGGGCTTAATAAAGACCATAGAGCTTTCGGAGACATACAGGGACTTTGACAGGGTGGTTGTAAGTCTTGGCCCCCATTCACCCTATACCTGTTCCATGGAGGATCTTAGATCCCTTGCTGAAATCCAGGTAAAAAGCGGATTAAAGGTCCATATACATGCTGCTGAGACCAAGGATCAGGTGATAAGGTCAAAGATCGAAACCGGAAAAACGCCCTTTGAATTCCTCAGCAAGTCAGGAGTCCTTATGGGAAGGACTATAGTAGCACATGGTCTCTACGTTGAGGAGGGAGACTTGTTGTTCCTCAATGAAAACACAACCTTTGCAATAAGTCCAAAAACCTATTACAAGCTGAACATGGGCTTCGGAAATGTTCCTTTCCTCAAGGACAGGATCAAAATAGCGATAGGGACCGACGGAGCCGCCAGCAGCAATACCCTGGATCCTTTGGAGCAGGCAAGACTTCTTGCTCTGATGGGCAAATACCTGATGAAGGACAGCACCTCTTTCCCTTTAAGAGAGGTATGGGGATATCTGATGGAAGGGCATCGGGCACTTGAATTTGATACTGGCGAGATAAGGGAAGGATTCAGCGCAGACCTCATCATATGGGATCTGGACAAGCCATCGACCGCAGTTGCATCCGATCCTTTAGCCGCAATAATTTTCAGTGCAACATCAGAAAATATTGACACTGTAATATCCAAGGGAGTATTCGTCAAGAGAGAAGGAAGACTTAAGCACGACGTATCCAAAGATATCAGCTACCTTAAGAACAGGATGATTGAACTGGGCGAATCCAAGGAGGGAGAGACCAGCCTTAGTTACTAAAAAATACGAGGAGTGATAAGATGACAACACCACACAACAGTGCAGTCAGGGGAGATAT
This region includes:
- a CDS encoding amidohydrolase family protein, which produces MNRIVLKNPSIIHSDGQVSEAKAIVVENGRIKAIDPDIWSADIEVDCAGKYVSPSFANLHTHSPMNIFKGFAEDVTIDRWFNELIWPYENRLTPEDAYHGSRVAIAEMQNNGVTVFADHYMFAEEIVKAALEMDMGLDIAPTLFSLDGRFHEGLIKTIELSETYRDFDRVVVSLGPHSPYTCSMEDLRSLAEIQVKSGLKVHIHAAETKDQVIRSKIETGKTPFEFLSKSGVLMGRTIVAHGLYVEEGDLLFLNENTTFAISPKTYYKLNMGFGNVPFLKDRIKIAIGTDGAASSNTLDPLEQARLLALMGKYLMKDSTSFPLREVWGYLMEGHRALEFDTGEIREGFSADLIIWDLDKPSTAVASDPLAAIIFSATSENIDTVISKGVFVKREGRLKHDVSKDISYLKNRMIELGESKEGETSLSY
- a CDS encoding universal stress protein; this translates as MKILVPVDGSDYSMKALQKAKELGEFYKAELTLLTVIDSGRFVSVDFKQDMINASIEAGQELLHKSALTLEGYPHGVKTTYRMGDIANEIIAMAEDNKFDLVVMGSRGLGVFTRALLGGVSHKVVTHVNTSVFVVK
- a CDS encoding LacI family DNA-binding transcriptional regulator, producing the protein MTTIREIAEIAGVSSATVSKVLNGKDQNISSETRTRILNIAEKKGYIPNGIAKSLRIRNTKTLGLIIPDVTNLFFSEVAKGIEDAAANHGYSLILCNSDNKEIKERTYIKILQEKKVDGLIITASHSNLGDKLDSVTTPVVLVDRDVKIIKKVGRVTVDNVTGGRLAAERLIKSGCSSIVHITAELDNKPAAERYQGFTSILAERGIPLDKSGLHTGYFNVETGYQGIMELSKKLEFDGVFCGNDLIAIGAIKALRELGKNVPADVSVIGFDDIALSKYIDPPLTTIRQPIYKLGGSAVMVLLGMIEGGTTEQSVVLQPELIERMSCR